A DNA window from bacterium contains the following coding sequences:
- a CDS encoding Gfo/Idh/MocA family oxidoreductase codes for MESRRSFMQKTALAGIAGIVASGKAPTFAQDLNTIRIGQIGLGSHSFLLTFLNPPKTFKGQVRCKPTGVWDDIPEVAEAMSKRGYGKVYRDYAGLTKECDAVHVEHADYRRVFEFARPALESGKAVFINRPFTATIADAEETIRLARAYDAPVMSASSLEFQPVVAEMQAFAKEKGPVRAYEAYCPEPHFTWHFPHVINYAHAALGGGIDTAYFTGDYVMSLEERQDQVRPMGSSLIVLTYKPREGQPPIIGMNHIGIQPGSYHIDIYAVKENRLFEAGTTDTAVMHYMFEALNNFYTERKPPRPYEAILEQHRALVAANVSRLTGRAVKLDSLGGEDALPYSESLRRWLVRNALGRK; via the coding sequence ATGGAATCACGCCGCTCATTCATGCAAAAGACGGCGCTTGCCGGAATCGCGGGTATTGTCGCCTCGGGGAAAGCGCCCACCTTCGCGCAGGATTTGAACACGATCAGAATCGGCCAGATCGGTCTCGGTTCCCACAGCTTTCTTCTGACATTCCTCAACCCGCCGAAAACATTCAAAGGGCAGGTCCGCTGCAAACCGACCGGCGTCTGGGACGATATCCCCGAAGTTGCCGAAGCCATGAGCAAGCGGGGTTACGGTAAAGTCTACAGGGATTATGCCGGGCTCACAAAGGAATGCGACGCTGTCCATGTCGAGCACGCCGATTACCGCAGGGTCTTCGAATTCGCCCGCCCCGCGCTCGAATCGGGGAAGGCCGTGTTCATCAACCGTCCCTTCACCGCGACCATTGCGGATGCCGAGGAGACCATTCGCCTCGCACGGGCATACGATGCGCCGGTCATGTCCGCATCATCGCTCGAATTTCAGCCGGTGGTCGCCGAAATGCAGGCGTTCGCGAAGGAAAAGGGGCCGGTACGGGCATACGAGGCGTACTGTCCCGAGCCGCATTTCACCTGGCATTTTCCCCATGTGATCAACTACGCACACGCGGCGCTCGGCGGAGGAATCGATACCGCGTATTTCACCGGGGACTATGTCATGTCCCTCGAAGAGCGTCAGGATCAGGTTCGTCCCATGGGGTCATCGCTCATCGTGCTCACCTACAAGCCGCGCGAGGGCCAGCCCCCCATAATCGGGATGAACCATATCGGCATCCAGCCGGGCAGCTACCACATTGATATTTACGCCGTGAAGGAAAACCGTCTCTTCGAAGCCGGTACGACTGACACAGCGGTCATGCATTACATGTTCGAGGCGCTCAACAATTTCTACACCGAACGGAAACCGCCGCGCCCGTACGAGGCGATTCTCGAACAGCACCGTGCACTCGTTGCGGCGAATGTTTCACGGCTCACCGGCCGTGCGGTGAAACTCGACAGTCTCGGCGGAGAGGATGCGCTCCCGTACTCCGAATCGTTACGGCGGTGGCTGGTGCGGAATGCGCTCGGGAGAAAGTAA
- a CDS encoding NAD-dependent epimerase/dehydratase family protein — MKKIIITGVAGFIGSSLAERMIRDGFDVTGIDCFTAYYSPRIKQANIRNLLTSKKFRFIESDVTGLDDSVLDGVECFFHLAAQPGVRNSWGEEFREYVFNNIYATQYILEKLKSQKSLQRLVFASSSSVYGNSSEKLLTETLSLKPVSPYGITKLTAENLCTLYRDMFGVPCVSLRFFTVYGPRQRPDMAFHRFLRACLMRNEINVFGDGSQTRDFTYIDDIVSAILSAGFSTDSSIPGIINLGSGKRIVLNEALDMISEITGEKLRINHLPNEKGDMTDTLADISLAGKALGYSPSYSLYDGLKAEYEWMCKNRDVLFS; from the coding sequence GTGAAAAAAATTATCATAACCGGTGTCGCCGGATTCATCGGTTCTTCTCTGGCGGAACGCATGATTAGGGACGGTTTTGATGTCACCGGGATCGACTGTTTCACCGCTTACTATTCACCCCGTATAAAACAGGCAAATATCAGGAATCTCCTCACGTCGAAAAAATTCAGGTTCATCGAATCCGATGTGACCGGCCTCGATGATTCCGTTCTCGATGGTGTGGAATGCTTCTTTCATCTTGCGGCGCAGCCCGGTGTACGTAACTCATGGGGAGAAGAGTTCAGGGAATATGTATTCAATAACATTTACGCGACCCAGTATATCCTCGAAAAGCTGAAATCTCAAAAATCCCTGCAAAGGCTCGTTTTCGCCTCCTCGTCCTCTGTGTACGGCAACAGCAGCGAAAAGCTGCTCACGGAAACCCTGTCCCTCAAGCCGGTCTCCCCGTACGGTATCACCAAGCTGACCGCCGAAAATCTCTGCACCCTCTACCGTGACATGTTCGGCGTTCCCTGCGTCAGTCTGCGCTTTTTTACCGTCTACGGCCCACGGCAGCGGCCGGACATGGCGTTTCACCGCTTTTTACGTGCGTGTCTGATGCGGAATGAGATCAACGTATTCGGGGATGGCAGCCAGACGAGGGATTTCACCTATATCGACGATATCGTTTCCGCAATCCTCAGCGCCGGTTTTTCGACCGACTCTTCCATTCCGGGCATTATCAATCTCGGCTCGGGAAAACGTATAGTGCTCAATGAGGCGCTGGACATGATCTCCGAGATCACCGGTGAAAAACTCCGCATCAATCATCTGCCGAATGAAAAGGGCGACATGACCGATACCCTCGCCGACATATCGCTGGCCGGAAAGGCGCTTGGCTATTCCCCCTCTTACAGCCTCTACGACGGTTTAAAAGCCGAATACGAATGGATGTGTAAAAACAGGGATGTCCTGTTTTCATGA
- a CDS encoding glycosyltransferase family 2 protein yields the protein MPELSVIIPVFNEIDNIEPLTTEIIQVLGSDSDRIEIVFVDDGSSDGTLDKIREMSERYPLVRWISFDRNYGQTAALDAGLRAARGRYLVTMDGDLQSDPSDIPGLMKGLESADLVCGYRRKRHDSFIRKISSRIANGVRNRATGDTIIDVGCTLRVMRRECIENLKLYEGMHRFFPTLVKYEGYSVIQVPVNHRPRLHGKAKYNISNRLFRAVLDLFAVVWMKWRRLRYVIKERKEP from the coding sequence ATGCCTGAGCTTTCAGTAATCATTCCCGTGTTTAACGAGATCGACAACATTGAGCCTTTGACTACCGAAATCATTCAGGTTCTCGGCTCCGACAGCGACCGCATCGAGATAGTGTTCGTCGATGACGGCTCCTCGGACGGCACACTGGATAAAATCAGGGAAATGAGCGAACGGTATCCGCTGGTCCGGTGGATTTCATTCGACCGGAATTACGGGCAGACCGCGGCGCTCGATGCCGGGCTGAGAGCCGCGCGGGGACGGTATCTTGTCACCATGGACGGCGATCTGCAAAGCGACCCGTCCGACATTCCCGGGCTTATGAAGGGTCTCGAATCAGCCGATCTTGTCTGCGGGTACCGCCGCAAGCGCCATGACAGTTTCATCCGTAAAATATCCAGCCGTATCGCCAACGGAGTCCGCAACCGTGCAACCGGCGACACCATCATAGATGTGGGGTGTACGCTGCGTGTCATGCGCCGTGAATGTATCGAAAATCTCAAGCTTTACGAAGGTATGCATCGTTTCTTCCCCACGCTCGTTAAATATGAGGGGTACAGCGTTATTCAGGTCCCGGTAAATCACCGTCCGCGCTTACACGGGAAGGCCAAGTACAACATTTCCAACCGTCTTTTCAGGGCTGTTCTCGATCTTTTCGCGGTTGTATGGATGAAATGGCGTCGTCTGAGGTATGTAATAAAGGAGCGTAAAGAACCATGA
- a CDS encoding lipid-A-disaccharide synthase N-terminal domain-containing protein: MRSFWLVFGFAGQLFFSARFFIQWLASEKAKQSVIPFSFWWFSIGGAFVLLIYAIHLRDPVFILGQSTGFLIYSRNIYFIRKKRANG; this comes from the coding sequence ATGAGATCATTCTGGCTTGTTTTCGGTTTCGCCGGACAATTATTTTTCAGCGCCCGTTTTTTTATTCAATGGCTCGCCTCGGAAAAGGCAAAACAGAGCGTTATACCATTTTCATTCTGGTGGTTCAGTATCGGCGGAGCGTTTGTGCTTCTTATTTATGCCATACATCTCAGGGACCCGGTTTTCATTCTCGGCCAGAGTACGGGGTTCCTGATTTATTCCCGTAACATCTATTTTATCAGAAAAAAGAGAGCCAACGGATAA
- a CDS encoding glycosyltransferase family 39 protein, giving the protein MKLSNDTGTHPFFPLSSGAVLFIWGIVLLLPFLGLRHLWLPDEGRYAEVAREMVVSGDWLTPRLDFIPHFTKPPLTYWFIAAALKVLGTNEFAARLFNALALIGTVLVTASLTRELGNRTASFRAGFILLTSLFPFVAGNVLTTDIQLTFWQTTAVWLFWKGYNGWPEGKLSVFGAYAALGMAFMTKGPVGVLVPVMAFAGYCLYQRNTTFVKRVFSWTGILLFCCIAFPWYIVVALKNPGLMNYFLGNEIAGRVLTTVHHRNNTFLIYPLVLTAGMLPWTWYQMKALVHTFTFSKIRRKSLSPAEVFCASWIIIPLLFFSLVRSRLPFYVLNLFIPLSILTARYLDPETDTTKKNPVAVPSDRKFLTIALAMSVFLLLATGISPYIPTSQDLYPLASAITSYAGREDYSIYSTSSKLYSLNFYTGKTVHVVQDAAPFSDDTKPSFFLTKQELPATSGRDDIRCVARHFRYRLYFHK; this is encoded by the coding sequence ATGAAACTATCGAACGATACCGGTACTCATCCCTTTTTTCCCCTGTCTTCGGGCGCCGTTCTTTTTATTTGGGGAATTGTGCTGCTCCTGCCGTTTCTCGGGCTGAGACACCTCTGGCTCCCCGATGAGGGTCGTTATGCCGAGGTCGCCCGTGAGATGGTCGTGAGCGGAGACTGGCTCACTCCCCGGCTCGATTTTATACCCCATTTCACCAAGCCCCCGCTCACATACTGGTTTATCGCGGCAGCCCTCAAAGTACTGGGTACGAACGAGTTTGCCGCACGGCTTTTCAACGCCCTCGCACTCATCGGAACTGTCCTTGTCACCGCCAGCCTCACCCGCGAACTCGGTAACCGCACAGCCTCATTCCGCGCCGGCTTCATTCTCCTGACATCACTCTTCCCGTTCGTCGCCGGAAATGTGCTCACAACGGATATCCAGCTCACGTTCTGGCAGACAACGGCGGTCTGGCTGTTCTGGAAGGGTTACAACGGCTGGCCGGAAGGAAAGTTGTCCGTATTCGGGGCTTATGCGGCGCTCGGTATGGCGTTCATGACAAAAGGCCCTGTCGGTGTTCTCGTGCCCGTCATGGCGTTTGCGGGGTACTGTTTATACCAAAGGAACACCACCTTCGTGAAACGAGTGTTCTCGTGGACGGGAATCCTGCTCTTCTGTTGTATCGCGTTTCCCTGGTATATAGTTGTCGCCCTGAAGAATCCGGGGCTGATGAATTACTTTCTCGGCAACGAAATAGCGGGCAGGGTCCTGACCACGGTTCATCATCGCAACAACACGTTCCTGATCTACCCGCTCGTTCTTACCGCAGGCATGCTCCCCTGGACATGGTACCAGATGAAAGCGCTTGTCCATACATTCACGTTTTCAAAAATCAGGCGGAAATCGCTTTCCCCGGCGGAAGTTTTCTGCGCAAGCTGGATTATTATTCCGCTGCTCTTCTTCAGCCTTGTCCGGTCGAGGCTTCCCTTCTATGTCCTCAACCTTTTTATTCCGCTTTCCATTCTCACCGCCCGTTATCTCGACCCGGAAACGGATACTACCAAAAAAAATCCGGTCGCGGTGCCATCGGACAGAAAATTTCTGACAATTGCGCTCGCCATGTCCGTATTTCTCCTGCTTGCGACCGGTATTTCCCCATACATACCCACATCGCAGGACCTCTATCCGCTTGCCTCGGCAATAACATCGTATGCGGGCAGGGAAGACTACAGCATTTACAGTACTTCAAGCAAGCTGTATTCACTCAATTTCTACACGGGAAAAACGGTACATGTCGTACAGGATGCAGCGCCGTTTTCGGACGACACGAAGCCTTCGTTCTTTTTGACAAAACAGGAACTTCCCGCAACAAGCGGCCGTGACGACATCCGGTGTGTCGCCAGACATTTCAGGTACCGTCTCTATTTCCATAAGTAG
- the larA gene encoding nickel-dependent lactate racemase, with the protein MKIDIAYGKEGLTIDVPDKNLVKILRMTEKPVIPDPGKTTLEKIGRPTGTPPLSEMARGKQSACIVISDITRPVPNAVILPPVLETLEKAGIKRDRITILNGTGIHRPNEGDELVTLLGPDIPKRYRVVNHKGRDTASHEYLGETPIYRAPIYVDREYLSADLRIATGLIEPHFMAGFSGGRKGIMPGICAFETVKVLHGPDAMGHEKSVGGILEGNPVHEEILHVAKKARVDFIVNVTLNERREITGVFAGDLELAHHEGVEFVKTQCVSTVDEPVDAVITTAAGFPLDLTFYQTVKGMTEAAPIVRTGGVVMIASRCAEGIGSPEFTKLMLETGTIGEFLANIRKPGYYVLDQWQLQKFSTVLADHEVWFYSDGIDRDTQEKLFVKPLASMEEGIALVMRRFGENARIAVIPEGPYVNARLA; encoded by the coding sequence ATGAAGATTGACATAGCCTATGGCAAAGAGGGCCTGACCATCGATGTTCCCGATAAAAACCTGGTCAAGATACTGAGGATGACGGAAAAACCGGTGATTCCCGACCCCGGGAAAACGACACTCGAAAAGATCGGCAGGCCCACGGGGACACCGCCCCTTTCCGAGATGGCGCGCGGAAAACAGTCGGCGTGCATCGTCATCAGCGACATCACGAGGCCCGTTCCCAACGCCGTGATACTGCCGCCGGTTCTTGAAACGCTCGAAAAAGCCGGTATAAAGCGAGACCGCATCACCATTCTCAACGGCACCGGCATACACCGCCCGAACGAGGGCGACGAACTCGTAACCCTCCTCGGGCCGGACATTCCAAAACGCTACCGTGTGGTCAACCATAAAGGCAGGGACACGGCATCGCACGAATATCTCGGCGAAACCCCGATATACAGGGCGCCGATCTATGTAGACCGTGAATATCTCAGCGCCGACCTCCGTATCGCCACGGGGCTTATCGAACCCCATTTCATGGCGGGCTTCTCCGGTGGGCGCAAGGGAATAATGCCCGGAATATGCGCTTTCGAGACAGTCAAGGTGCTCCATGGCCCCGACGCCATGGGTCATGAAAAATCGGTCGGCGGCATTCTCGAAGGAAACCCCGTGCACGAGGAAATCCTCCATGTCGCGAAAAAAGCCCGTGTCGACTTCATCGTGAACGTCACCCTCAACGAGCGGCGCGAGATAACCGGTGTATTCGCCGGCGATCTCGAACTCGCCCACCATGAAGGCGTCGAGTTTGTCAAGACCCAGTGCGTGAGCACGGTCGATGAGCCGGTGGACGCTGTCATCACCACGGCGGCGGGATTCCCGCTCGATCTGACCTTCTACCAGACCGTCAAGGGTATGACCGAGGCGGCGCCGATTGTGAGAACCGGCGGTGTCGTCATGATAGCCTCCCGGTGCGCCGAGGGCATCGGAAGCCCCGAATTCACGAAGCTCATGCTCGAAACCGGAACCATCGGGGAATTCCTCGCCAATATCAGGAAGCCGGGCTACTATGTGCTCGACCAGTGGCAGCTCCAGAAGTTCAGCACGGTGCTCGCGGACCATGAGGTCTGGTTTTATTCCGATGGCATTGACCGCGACACCCAGGAAAAACTCTTTGTGAAACCGCTTGCGAGCATGGAGGAAGGAATCGCCCTTGTCATGCGGCGTTTCGGCGAAAACGCCCGTATCGCGGTCATTCCCGAGGGCCCGTATGTCAATGCCCGTCTGGCGTAA
- a CDS encoding GxxExxY protein: MIHKTLTDQVIRAFYKVYNTLEYGFLEKVYENALIIELRKDGLEVVQQMPIKVYYENQVIGEYFADLCVENKIIIELKSSESLSKAHEAQLINYLKATQIEVGILLNFGKKPEFSRKVYSNKRRQNAF, encoded by the coding sequence ATGATACATAAAACGCTGACAGATCAGGTAATCAGGGCTTTTTATAAAGTCTATAATACACTCGAATACGGATTTCTGGAAAAGGTGTACGAGAATGCATTGATTATTGAGCTTAGGAAAGACGGGCTGGAAGTTGTTCAGCAAATGCCGATCAAGGTGTATTATGAAAATCAGGTAATCGGAGAGTATTTCGCTGATTTATGTGTTGAAAACAAGATAATCATCGAACTCAAATCATCAGAAAGCCTTTCAAAAGCTCATGAGGCCCAACTCATCAATTATCTCAAAGCGACACAAATCGAGGTCGGTATCCTCCTGAATTTTGGTAAAAAACCCGAGTTTTCACGAAAGGTATATTCGAATAAAAGAAGGCAAAATGCTTTTTGA
- the kdsB gene encoding 3-deoxy-manno-octulosonate cytidylyltransferase, whose protein sequence is MTKTVAIIPARYGSVRFPGKVLADLCGKPVVQHVYERVVKAKTVSRAVVATDDERIARAVSSFGGEAVMTSPHHVSGTDRVAEAASITGGDIIVNVQGDEPLIDPDVIDRIVEKITVDREISCSTAASPISDETVYLNPNAVKVVIDHRGRALYFSRSPVPYYRDGGYGGGAYIHMGIYCFRRSFLDIYSSLEPTGLEKAEKLEQLRIIEHGYLIGVIITAEAPKGIDIEEDLRAVRERLKCL, encoded by the coding sequence ATGACGAAAACGGTTGCCATAATTCCCGCACGGTACGGGTCTGTGCGGTTTCCCGGCAAGGTGCTTGCAGACCTGTGCGGTAAACCAGTGGTGCAGCATGTTTACGAGCGCGTGGTGAAGGCGAAGACGGTCTCACGGGCAGTGGTCGCAACCGATGACGAGCGTATAGCGCGCGCGGTGTCCTCGTTCGGCGGCGAGGCGGTCATGACATCGCCCCACCATGTCAGCGGCACCGACCGTGTGGCGGAAGCGGCATCCATCACCGGCGGCGATATCATCGTCAACGTCCAGGGAGACGAGCCGCTGATCGATCCCGATGTGATCGACCGTATCGTGGAAAAAATTACCGTGGACAGGGAAATTTCCTGCTCGACCGCAGCTTCGCCGATATCCGACGAGACGGTGTACCTGAATCCCAACGCGGTCAAGGTCGTTATCGATCACCGGGGACGGGCGCTCTATTTCTCACGGTCTCCGGTGCCGTACTACCGGGACGGCGGTTATGGCGGGGGCGCATATATCCATATGGGAATTTATTGTTTCCGTCGAAGCTTTCTGGATATATATTCATCGCTTGAGCCGACCGGCCTGGAAAAAGCCGAAAAGCTGGAGCAGCTCCGAATCATCGAACACGGTTACCTGATCGGTGTCATCATAACAGCCGAGGCTCCGAAAGGCATCGACATCGAGGAAGACCTCAGGGCTGTGCGTGAACGGCTGAAATGCTTGTGA
- a CDS encoding CTP synthase: MKYKGPKYIVVVGGVMSGVGKGLATAATGKILTEYGFSVTAVKIDPYISFDAGLFRPTEHGEVWVTDDGGEIDQDLGNYERFLNKPISRTHNITTGQIYKTVIDRERRGEYLGATVELIPHITDEIKNRIKAAAGNHDICMVEIGGTMGEYQNIPFLFAMKSLQIDIGMDNMIYVLITYLPVPSHIEEMKTKPTQQAIKLLSENAIFPDLILCRAGKPLDMIRKKKIQTYANISADYVISAPDTTDLYEIPLNFERENIGRKIMEKFRIKPKKRPDWKQWRQYVKRIGKPKKTVNIAIVNKYVVTGSFKLADCFISVSQSLVHAGAELNVGVKIHWVDAQSVCDANNVCDVLSKYDGVLIPGGFGKQGFEGMIKTARYAREHNIPYLGLCYGLQVAVCEFARTLCGLEYAATTENEPDTPHPVITIIESQKKVLATEGYGGTMRLGAYAAVIKKGTKIYEMYEKSGRIGEDSKLIEQFRADPGQSFRLGRLRKTDTAVVERHRHRYEVNPKYIDAMTEKGLVFGGHHTRKDGTVLMEFIELPNHPCFIATQAHPEFTSRLGRPNPMFLSFVNAAANGDIDA, translated from the coding sequence GTGAAATATAAAGGGCCAAAGTACATTGTCGTGGTCGGCGGAGTCATGAGCGGCGTCGGAAAGGGACTGGCCACGGCTGCAACGGGGAAAATACTGACCGAATACGGTTTCTCGGTAACCGCGGTGAAAATCGATCCGTACATCTCGTTCGACGCCGGGCTTTTCCGGCCTACCGAGCACGGCGAGGTATGGGTGACCGATGACGGCGGCGAGATCGACCAGGACCTCGGCAACTATGAGCGGTTTCTCAACAAACCCATCTCCCGCACCCATAACATTACCACGGGCCAGATATATAAAACGGTCATTGACCGCGAGCGCAGGGGGGAATATCTCGGCGCCACGGTCGAATTGATACCGCACATCACCGACGAGATCAAAAACCGCATAAAAGCTGCGGCGGGAAACCACGATATCTGCATGGTCGAGATCGGCGGCACCATGGGCGAGTACCAGAACATTCCGTTCCTCTTTGCCATGAAGAGCCTCCAGATCGATATCGGCATGGATAACATGATTTATGTGCTCATCACCTACCTGCCGGTACCATCCCACATCGAAGAGATGAAAACCAAGCCGACACAGCAGGCGATCAAGCTCCTCTCCGAGAATGCCATTTTCCCGGACCTCATTCTCTGCCGCGCGGGGAAACCGCTCGACATGATCCGCAAGAAAAAAATCCAGACCTATGCCAACATCTCCGCCGATTATGTTATCAGCGCTCCCGATACCACCGACCTCTATGAAATCCCCCTCAACTTCGAGCGCGAGAATATCGGCCGCAAGATCATGGAAAAATTCAGAATCAAGCCGAAAAAACGGCCCGACTGGAAGCAGTGGCGGCAGTATGTCAAACGTATCGGTAAACCGAAAAAGACAGTCAACATCGCCATTGTCAACAAGTATGTCGTCACCGGCTCGTTCAAACTGGCCGACTGTTTTATCAGCGTGAGCCAGTCGCTCGTCCATGCCGGCGCCGAGCTCAATGTGGGGGTCAAAATTCACTGGGTCGATGCCCAGAGCGTCTGCGATGCAAACAATGTATGCGATGTACTGTCGAAGTATGACGGCGTCCTCATACCCGGAGGATTCGGCAAACAGGGCTTCGAGGGAATGATCAAAACCGCCCGGTATGCCCGTGAGCACAACATTCCCTACCTGGGTCTCTGCTACGGGTTGCAAGTTGCGGTATGCGAATTTGCGCGGACTCTGTGCGGTCTCGAGTATGCCGCAACGACCGAGAACGAACCGGACACACCGCATCCGGTCATCACCATCATCGAATCCCAGAAAAAAGTGCTCGCCACCGAAGGATACGGCGGCACCATGCGTCTCGGCGCTTATGCGGCAGTCATCAAAAAGGGTACGAAGATTTATGAAATGTACGAAAAATCGGGCCGAATCGGGGAAGACAGCAAACTCATCGAGCAGTTCCGAGCCGACCCCGGGCAGTCGTTCAGGCTCGGCAGACTCAGAAAAACCGACACAGCCGTGGTCGAGCGTCACCGTCACCGTTACGAGGTCAATCCGAAATATATCGACGCGATGACGGAAAAAGGGCTGGTTTTCGGCGGTCATCACACCAGGAAGGACGGCACCGTGCTCATGGAATTCATCGAGCTCCCGAACCACCCGTGTTTCATCGCCACGCAGGCGCATCCCGAGTTCACCTCACGGCTCGGACGCCCCAATCCGATGTTCCTGAGCTTCGTGAACGCCGCCGCGAACGGTGATATCGATGCGTGA
- the kdsA gene encoding 3-deoxy-8-phosphooctulonate synthase, whose product MRDTFDIAGIPVGGGSPLFLIAGPCVLESRELAETVCGCIHDITARLGMGFIFKSSYDKANRQSIGSYRGPGIEEGLDILARIRETFNVPVLTDVHSPEEAHKAGEIVDVLQIPAFLCRQTDLAVACGKTGKPVTVKKGQFMAPGDMGAIAGKIEEGGSDRIMLVERGSTFGYHDLVVDMRSFPVMRSLGCPVVHDCTHSVQRPGAGGDRSGGDRRFIGTLARAAVAAGVDGVFIETHPDCSSALCDSATMLPLEKLEELLKTLAAIDTVVKKQAL is encoded by the coding sequence ATGCGTGACACATTCGACATAGCGGGCATCCCTGTCGGCGGAGGATCGCCTCTCTTTCTCATCGCAGGACCGTGCGTGCTCGAATCGCGGGAGCTTGCGGAAACCGTCTGCGGCTGTATCCATGACATCACCGCCCGTCTCGGCATGGGATTCATCTTCAAATCCTCCTATGACAAGGCAAACCGCCAGAGCATCGGCTCGTACCGGGGCCCCGGCATCGAAGAGGGGCTCGACATACTCGCCCGCATTCGCGAAACGTTCAATGTCCCCGTGCTGACCGATGTTCACTCACCCGAAGAGGCGCACAAGGCGGGAGAGATCGTGGACGTTCTCCAGATACCCGCCTTTCTCTGCCGTCAGACCGACCTCGCAGTGGCGTGCGGGAAAACAGGGAAACCGGTAACGGTCAAAAAGGGGCAGTTCATGGCGCCGGGGGATATGGGCGCCATCGCAGGGAAGATCGAGGAAGGCGGTTCCGACCGTATCATGCTCGTCGAGCGCGGCTCGACATTCGGGTATCACGATCTCGTCGTGGACATGCGCTCGTTTCCGGTGATGAGAAGCCTGGGCTGCCCGGTGGTTCACGACTGCACGCATTCGGTCCAGCGTCCGGGAGCGGGGGGAGACCGGAGCGGCGGAGACCGGCGATTCATCGGGACACTGGCTCGTGCGGCGGTTGCGGCCGGTGTGGACGGTGTCTTTATCGAGACGCACCCGGACTGTTCGTCCGCGCTGTGCGATTCCGCAACGATGCTGCCGCTTGAAAAGCTCGAGGAGCTGCTGAAAACGCTTGCGGCGATTGATACGGTGGTAAAAAAACAGGCGTTGTGA